In the genome of Streptomyces sp. NBC_00190, one region contains:
- a CDS encoding MarR family winged helix-turn-helix transcriptional regulator, with protein METETADLPRTESGGTRWLTDAEQCAWRTHLDVSRLLMHQLEKDLQPFGLTNNDYEILVNLSESVDHRMRMSDLATATLQSKSRLSHQITRMEAAGMVRRVNCESDRRGLFAVLTDEGMETMRKVAPHHVASVRRHFIDLLPPEALAALRESLRPVAEHLRGNRGKA; from the coding sequence ATGGAGACCGAGACGGCAGACCTCCCCCGGACGGAGTCCGGCGGGACCCGCTGGCTGACCGACGCCGAACAGTGCGCCTGGCGCACCCACCTGGACGTCAGCCGACTGCTGATGCACCAGCTGGAGAAGGACCTCCAGCCCTTCGGTCTCACCAACAACGACTACGAGATCCTGGTGAACCTCTCGGAGTCGGTGGACCACCGGATGCGGATGAGCGATCTCGCGACCGCCACCCTGCAGTCAAAGAGCCGACTGTCCCACCAGATCACGCGCATGGAGGCGGCGGGCATGGTCCGCCGCGTGAACTGCGAGTCCGACCGCCGCGGCCTGTTCGCGGTGCTCACGGACGAGGGCATGGAGACGATGCGAAAGGTCGCTCCGCATCACGTGGCGTCCGTCCGGCGGCACTTCATCGACCTGCTGCCGCCCGAGGCTCTGGCCGCGCTGCGCGAGTCGCTGCGCCCGGTGGCGGAGCACCTGCGGGGCAACCGCGGCAAGGCCTGA
- the meaB gene encoding methylmalonyl Co-A mutase-associated GTPase MeaB — MTAVDVPQLVAQAREGRPRAVARLISLVEGASPQLREVMAALAPLTGNAYVVGLTGSPGVGKSTSTSALVSAYRKAGKRVGVLAVDPSSPFSGGALLGDRVRMSDHASDPGVYIRSMATRGHLGGLAWAAPQAIRVLDAAGCEVILVETVGVGQSEVEIAAQADTSVVLLAPGMGDGIQAAKAGILEIGDVYVVNKADRDGADATARELNHMLGLGESRGAGDWRPPIVKTVAARAQGIDELVEALEKHRAWMDEHGVLAERRTARAAREVETIAVTALRARMADVHGDDHVGALAARVAAGEMDPYAAADTLLATLTEA, encoded by the coding sequence ATGACGGCGGTGGACGTCCCCCAGCTGGTGGCCCAGGCACGTGAAGGCCGGCCGAGAGCGGTGGCCCGGCTGATCTCGCTGGTGGAGGGGGCGTCCCCGCAGTTGCGCGAGGTGATGGCGGCGCTGGCCCCGCTCACGGGCAACGCGTACGTGGTGGGGCTGACGGGGTCGCCGGGCGTCGGCAAGTCGACCTCGACCTCGGCGCTCGTGTCGGCGTACCGCAAGGCCGGGAAGCGGGTCGGCGTCCTCGCCGTCGACCCGTCCTCGCCGTTCTCCGGCGGGGCGCTGCTCGGCGACCGGGTGCGGATGTCGGACCACGCCTCCGACCCGGGGGTCTACATCCGCTCCATGGCCACCCGCGGCCACCTGGGCGGTCTCGCCTGGGCGGCCCCGCAGGCCATCCGGGTGCTGGACGCGGCCGGCTGCGAGGTGATCCTGGTCGAGACGGTCGGGGTCGGCCAGTCGGAGGTGGAAATCGCCGCGCAGGCCGACACCTCGGTGGTGCTGCTGGCGCCCGGGATGGGCGACGGGATCCAGGCCGCGAAGGCGGGGATCCTGGAGATCGGTGACGTGTACGTGGTGAACAAGGCTGACCGGGACGGGGCGGACGCCACCGCCCGGGAGCTGAACCACATGCTGGGGCTGGGCGAGTCCCGGGGGGCGGGGGACTGGCGTCCGCCGATCGTCAAGACCGTCGCCGCGCGGGCGCAGGGCATCGACGAACTCGTCGAGGCGCTGGAGAAGCACCGTGCGTGGATGGACGAGCACGGGGTGCTGGCCGAGCGGCGTACGGCGCGGGCCGCCCGCGAGGTGGAGACGATCGCGGTGACGGCCCTGCGGGCCCGCATGGCGGATGTGCACGGGGACGACCACGTCGGCGCCCTGGCCGCCCGGGTCGCGGCCGGCGAGATGGACCCCTACGCGGCCGCGGACACGCTCCTGGCGACGCTGACGGAGGCCTGA
- a CDS encoding PepSY domain-containing protein, whose product MHCTHKAYVSTAAAVALMIGGPVAAAAANTADAAGSAPAAAAARSEMTAEQATSAALKKYPGVVESVDKDDAVWHVDIIAKNGKHAELTVDTRSGKVFTENADEDSDDAGGNKALLSAKVTAVQAMKAALAAHPGQVSSVEWDDDDDNASAPYWNVEIKSGDKTTNVHVDPASGKATVSDSDSDDNDDN is encoded by the coding sequence ATGCACTGCACGCACAAGGCGTACGTCTCGACGGCCGCGGCCGTGGCCCTGATGATCGGGGGCCCGGTGGCGGCCGCCGCCGCGAACACAGCCGACGCGGCGGGATCCGCCCCCGCGGCAGCGGCGGCCCGCTCCGAAATGACCGCCGAGCAGGCAACCTCCGCCGCGCTGAAGAAGTACCCCGGCGTCGTGGAGTCCGTCGACAAGGACGACGCCGTCTGGCACGTCGACATCATCGCCAAGAACGGCAAGCACGCGGAACTGACGGTCGACACCCGCAGCGGCAAGGTGTTCACCGAGAACGCCGACGAAGACAGCGACGACGCCGGCGGGAACAAGGCGCTGCTCAGCGCGAAGGTCACCGCCGTGCAGGCGATGAAGGCAGCCCTCGCCGCCCACCCCGGCCAGGTCTCGTCGGTGGAGTGGGACGACGATGACGACAACGCCTCCGCCCCCTACTGGAACGTCGAGATCAAGTCCGGCGACAAGACCACCAACGTGCACGTCGACCCCGCGTCGGGGAAGGCGACAGTGTCCGACTCGGACTCGGACGACAACGACGACAACTGA
- the scy gene encoding polarized growth protein Scy, with protein sequence MRGYESQESHQAEADHLSRFEAEMERLKKERGKAVQHAEDLGYQVEVLRAKLHEVRRALASRPAYDGADMGYQAEQLLRNAQIQADQMRSDAERELRDARAQTQRILQEHAEHQARLQAELHSEAVNRRQRLDQELNERRQTVEAHVNENVAWAEQLRARTESQARRLMEESRAEAEQSLNAARAEAARVAEETRRRMAADAETARAEAEATLLRARKEAERLLTAASTQAQEASEHAERLRSTTSAEAEQTRQQTLDLGRVAEARVQEADAALREARSAADKVLAEAKESAARQLASAESVNEQRTRTAKEQVARLVGEATKEAEALKSEAEQSLADARAEAERLRSEAGDQARTAAAEDTAAQLAKAARTAEDVLNKASEDARATTRAASEEAERIRREAEAEADRLRLQAAATADELKGAAKDDTEEYRARTVELQEEARRLRGEAEQLRAEAVAEGERIRGEARREAVQQIEEAARTAEELLGKAKADADELRGGATAESERVRAEAVERATTLRRQAEETLERTRGEAERLRADAEEQAEAVRAEADAAALARRAETEQAVAAKRAEADEELVRLHTEAENRLGTAEQTLRDARSAAENIRRETGEETDRLRAESAERIRTLQAQSQAEADQLRGEAAQDAGRVRAEAEQAAVRLTGEAEAEAERVRSEAQETADRLRSEAKAAAERVAAEAAEALAAAQEEAARRRRESEETLASARTDAENERAQAREQSEELLAQARKRSEEAQAEAVWLTEEAERRASEVVAAAEATAQQVRDSVAGLHEQAEEEVAGLRSAAEHAAERTRTEAEEEAGRVRGDAYAERELATEDANRIRSEARAETDAAKALAERTVGDAIAEAEQLRSDTAEYAQRVRTEATDALAAAERDAARTRADARDDANRIRGEAAEALEASRAEGGRITAEATAEAERLTEETLAANAETVGEATAEAERITAEAAAAAEAIGAEAELTLAEARGEAERLTEETLAANAETVGEATAKAERLTKQAADTLAAAERDAARVLVDARNEGDRLVDETRAANELTVGEATAEAERLRAEAERTLDDARAEGGRIIGEATAEADRVTVAANETLASAEREAEQTLDEARAEANRLRTEAAEQADRLITEAASEADKLTAETRKANERTVGEASNEAERLRAEASEALSSAQEHATRTRSEAERVKAEAATEAERMRTEARTESERLLDEAREEANKRRSEAAEQVDRLITEAAAEADKLTAEAGKQALAATTAAEEQADAMVDAARKEAVRISSEATVEGNSLVEKARTDADELLVGARTDASAIRERAEELRGRVEAEVEELHERARRESAEQMKSAGERVDKLVRAATEQSAAAEAKAKELVSDASSEASKVRIAAVRKAEALLKEAEQKKAELAREAEKALAEAKAEAERLVDEGRRELEVLVRRRQDIQGEISRVQDVLEALESFEAPSGGAKPSVGGQGAGGVKAGAAAGSTRSGGKSSEG encoded by the coding sequence GTGCGGGGCTACGAAAGCCAGGAGAGCCATCAGGCCGAGGCCGACCATCTCTCGCGCTTCGAGGCCGAGATGGAGCGGCTGAAGAAGGAGCGCGGGAAGGCCGTCCAGCACGCTGAGGACCTGGGATACCAGGTCGAGGTGCTGCGCGCCAAGCTCCACGAGGTACGCCGAGCTCTGGCGTCCCGCCCCGCCTACGACGGCGCGGACATGGGGTACCAGGCGGAGCAGCTGCTCCGTAATGCCCAGATCCAGGCCGACCAGATGCGCTCCGACGCCGAGCGCGAGCTGCGCGACGCCCGGGCCCAGACCCAGCGCATCCTCCAGGAGCACGCCGAGCACCAGGCACGACTGCAGGCCGAACTGCACAGCGAGGCCGTCAACCGCCGCCAGCGTCTGGACCAGGAGCTCAACGAGCGCCGCCAGACCGTCGAGGCACACGTCAACGAGAACGTGGCCTGGGCCGAGCAGCTGCGCGCCCGTACGGAGTCCCAGGCGCGCAGGCTCATGGAGGAGTCCCGCGCCGAGGCCGAGCAGTCCCTGAACGCCGCCCGCGCCGAGGCCGCCCGGGTCGCCGAGGAGACCCGGCGCCGGATGGCCGCCGACGCGGAGACCGCCCGCGCGGAGGCCGAGGCCACCCTGCTGCGCGCCCGCAAGGAGGCCGAGCGGCTGCTGACCGCCGCCTCCACGCAGGCCCAGGAGGCCAGTGAGCACGCCGAGCGGCTGCGTTCCACCACCTCCGCCGAGGCGGAGCAGACCCGTCAGCAGACCCTCGACCTCGGCCGGGTGGCCGAGGCCCGCGTGCAGGAGGCCGACGCCGCGCTGCGCGAGGCCCGCTCCGCGGCCGACAAGGTCCTCGCCGAGGCCAAGGAGAGCGCGGCCCGCCAGCTCGCCTCGGCGGAGTCCGTCAACGAGCAGCGCACCCGCACCGCCAAGGAGCAGGTGGCCCGGCTGGTCGGCGAGGCCACCAAGGAGGCCGAGGCCCTCAAGTCGGAGGCCGAGCAGTCCCTGGCCGATGCCCGCGCGGAGGCCGAGCGGCTGCGCAGCGAGGCCGGCGACCAGGCCCGTACGGCGGCGGCCGAGGACACGGCGGCGCAGCTGGCGAAGGCCGCCCGCACCGCCGAGGACGTACTGAACAAGGCCTCGGAGGACGCCCGGGCCACCACCCGGGCCGCGTCCGAGGAGGCCGAGCGGATCCGCCGCGAGGCCGAGGCGGAGGCCGACCGGCTGCGCCTGCAGGCTGCGGCCACGGCCGATGAGCTCAAGGGCGCCGCGAAGGACGACACCGAGGAGTACCGGGCCCGTACGGTCGAACTCCAGGAGGAGGCCCGGCGGCTGCGCGGCGAGGCCGAGCAGCTGCGCGCGGAGGCCGTCGCCGAGGGCGAGCGGATCCGCGGCGAGGCCCGCCGCGAGGCGGTCCAGCAGATCGAGGAGGCGGCCCGGACGGCCGAGGAACTCCTCGGCAAGGCCAAGGCGGACGCGGACGAGCTGCGCGGCGGGGCGACCGCCGAGAGCGAGCGCGTCCGCGCCGAGGCCGTCGAGCGGGCCACCACCTTGCGCAGGCAGGCCGAGGAGACCCTGGAGCGGACCCGCGGCGAGGCGGAGCGGCTGCGCGCCGACGCCGAGGAGCAGGCGGAAGCCGTACGGGCCGAGGCGGACGCTGCGGCTCTCGCCCGGCGCGCGGAGACCGAGCAGGCCGTCGCCGCGAAGCGGGCGGAGGCCGACGAGGAACTCGTACGCCTCCACACGGAGGCCGAGAACCGGCTGGGCACGGCCGAGCAGACGCTGCGCGACGCCCGCTCCGCGGCGGAGAACATCCGCCGGGAGACCGGCGAGGAGACCGACCGGCTGCGCGCCGAGTCGGCGGAGCGGATCCGGACCCTCCAGGCGCAGTCGCAGGCCGAGGCCGACCAGCTGCGGGGCGAAGCGGCGCAGGACGCCGGCCGGGTGCGCGCGGAGGCCGAGCAGGCCGCCGTACGCCTGACCGGCGAGGCCGAGGCCGAGGCCGAGCGGGTGCGCTCCGAGGCGCAGGAGACCGCGGACCGGCTGCGCTCCGAGGCGAAGGCGGCGGCCGAGCGGGTCGCCGCGGAGGCCGCGGAGGCGCTGGCCGCCGCACAGGAGGAGGCCGCCCGGCGCCGCCGGGAGTCCGAGGAGACCCTGGCGTCGGCGCGGACCGACGCGGAGAACGAGCGGGCGCAGGCCCGGGAGCAGAGCGAGGAACTGCTGGCGCAGGCCCGCAAGCGCTCCGAGGAGGCGCAGGCCGAGGCGGTCTGGCTGACCGAGGAGGCCGAGCGGCGCGCGTCCGAGGTCGTGGCGGCGGCGGAGGCCACCGCCCAGCAGGTGCGGGACTCCGTGGCCGGGCTGCACGAGCAGGCCGAGGAGGAGGTCGCCGGACTGCGCAGCGCGGCCGAACACGCGGCGGAGCGCACGCGGACCGAGGCCGAGGAAGAGGCCGGGCGGGTCCGCGGCGACGCGTACGCGGAGCGGGAGCTGGCCACCGAGGACGCCAACCGGATCCGCAGTGAGGCGCGCGCCGAGACGGACGCGGCCAAGGCGCTCGCGGAGCGGACGGTCGGCGACGCGATCGCCGAGGCTGAGCAACTGCGCAGCGACACGGCCGAGTACGCGCAGCGGGTGCGGACCGAGGCCACGGACGCCCTGGCGGCGGCCGAGCGGGACGCCGCCCGGACCCGGGCGGATGCCCGGGACGACGCGAACCGCATCCGCGGCGAGGCGGCGGAGGCCCTGGAAGCGTCACGCGCCGAGGGCGGACGGATCACCGCCGAGGCGACGGCGGAGGCCGAGCGGCTCACCGAGGAGACCCTCGCGGCGAACGCCGAGACGGTCGGCGAGGCGACCGCCGAGGCCGAGCGGATCACCGCCGAGGCGGCGGCCGCGGCGGAGGCCATCGGTGCCGAGGCCGAGCTCACGCTGGCCGAGGCGCGCGGTGAGGCCGAGCGGCTCACCGAGGAGACCCTGGCGGCGAACGCCGAGACGGTCGGCGAGGCGACGGCGAAGGCCGAACGGCTCACCAAGCAGGCGGCGGACACCCTGGCCGCGGCCGAGCGGGACGCCGCGAGGGTGCTGGTCGATGCCCGCAACGAGGGCGACCGGCTGGTCGACGAGACCCGTGCGGCCAACGAGCTCACGGTCGGCGAGGCCACCGCGGAGGCGGAGCGGCTGCGCGCCGAGGCGGAGCGGACCCTGGACGACGCCCGTGCGGAGGGCGGCCGGATCATCGGCGAGGCCACCGCGGAGGCGGACCGCGTCACGGTCGCGGCGAACGAGACCCTGGCGAGTGCGGAGCGCGAGGCCGAGCAGACGCTGGACGAGGCGCGCGCCGAGGCGAACCGGCTGCGGACCGAGGCCGCCGAGCAGGCGGACCGGCTCATCACCGAGGCCGCGTCGGAGGCGGACAAGCTCACCGCCGAGACCCGCAAGGCGAACGAGCGCACGGTCGGCGAGGCCTCGAACGAGGCCGAGCGGCTGCGCGCGGAGGCGTCCGAGGCGCTGTCCTCGGCGCAGGAGCACGCGACGCGTACCCGGTCGGAGGCCGAGCGGGTCAAGGCGGAGGCGGCGACCGAGGCCGAGCGCATGCGTACGGAGGCCCGGACGGAGTCCGAGCGGCTGCTGGACGAGGCGCGCGAGGAGGCCAACAAGCGCCGCAGCGAGGCCGCGGAGCAGGTCGACCGGCTCATCACCGAGGCCGCGGCGGAGGCCGACAAGCTCACCGCCGAGGCGGGCAAGCAGGCGCTGGCCGCCACCACGGCCGCCGAGGAGCAGGCCGACGCGATGGTCGACGCGGCCCGCAAGGAGGCCGTGCGGATCTCTTCGGAGGCGACCGTGGAGGGCAACTCCCTGGTGGAGAAGGCCCGTACGGACGCGGACGAGCTGCTGGTCGGGGCGCGTACGGACGCGTCGGCCATAAGGGAGCGGGCGGAGGAGCTGCGCGGCCGCGTCGAGGCGGAGGTCGAGGAGCTGCACGAGCGGGCCCGCCGGGAGTCGGCCGAGCAGATGAAGTCGGCCGGCGAGCGCGTGGACAAGCTGGTGCGGGCGGCCACCGAGCAGAGCGCCGCGGCCGAGGCGAAGGCCAAGGAGCTGGTGTCGGACGCGAGCAGCGAGGCGAGCAAGGTGCGCATCGCCGCGGTGCGCAAGGCCGAGGCGCTCCTGAAGGAGGCCGAGCAGAAGAAGGCCGAACTGGCCCGCGAGGCCGAGAAGGCCCTCGCGGAGGCGAAGGCGGAGGCCGAGCGGCTGGTCGACGAGGGACGCCGCGAGCTGGAGGTCCTGGTGCGCAGGCGGCAGGACATTCAGGGCGAGATCTCCCGTGTCCAGGACGTTCTTGAGGCGTTGGAATCATTCGAGGCGCCTTCGGGCGGCGCAAAGCCCTCGGTCGGCGGCCAGGGCGCGGGGGGCGTGAAGGCCGGAGCTGCGGCGGGTTCGACTCGTTCGGGTGGTAAGTCGTCGGAGGGGTAG
- the mce gene encoding methylmalonyl-CoA epimerase, producing MLTRIDHIGIACFDLDKTVEFYRATYGFEVFHTEVNEEQGVREAMLKINETSDGGASYLQLLEPTREDSAVGKWLAKNGEGVHHIAFGTEDVQGDSEAIRGKGVRVLYDQPRTGSMGSSITFLHPKDCHGVLTELVTSNPEH from the coding sequence ATGCTGACAAGGATCGACCACATCGGGATCGCCTGCTTCGACCTGGACAAGACCGTCGAGTTCTACCGTGCCACGTACGGCTTCGAGGTCTTCCACACCGAGGTCAACGAGGAGCAGGGCGTCCGCGAGGCCATGCTCAAGATCAACGAGACGTCCGACGGCGGCGCCTCCTACCTCCAGCTGCTGGAGCCCACCCGCGAGGACTCCGCGGTGGGCAAGTGGCTGGCGAAGAACGGCGAGGGGGTCCACCACATCGCTTTCGGCACCGAGGACGTCCAGGGCGACTCGGAAGCCATCCGCGGCAAGGGCGTCCGCGTCCTGTACGACCAGCCCAGGACCGGCTCCATGGGGTCCTCGATCACCTTCCTGCACCCCAAGGACTGCCACGGAGTCCTCACCGAACTCGTCACCTCCAACCCCGAGCACTGA
- a CDS encoding 50S ribosomal protein bL37, translating into MAKRGNKKRARKKKKANHGKRPNA; encoded by the coding sequence ATGGCCAAGCGCGGCAACAAGAAGCGAGCACGCAAGAAGAAGAAGGCGAACCACGGCAAGCGTCCCAACGCCTGA
- a CDS encoding acetyl-CoA C-acetyltransferase, protein MSGSNNTTSVIVAGARTPMGRLLGSLKSFSGADLGGFAIKSALDRAGISGDQVQYVIMGQVLQAGAGQIPARQAAVKAGIPMNVPALTINKVCLSGLDAIALADQLIRAGEFDIVVAGGQESMTNAPHLLPKSREGYKYGAIEMLDAMAYDGLTDAFENIAMGESTEKHNTRLGIERAPQDEFAAASHQRAAAAQKNGVFEAEITPVEIPQRKGEPVVFSQDEGIRPETTVESLGKLRPAFAKDGTITAGTSSQISDGAAAVVVMSKAKAEELGLEWLAEIGAHGNVAGPDNSLQSQPSNAIAHALKKEGLQVADLDLIEINEAFAAVAVQSMKDLGVTPEKVNVNGGAIALGHPIGMSGARVVLHLALELKRRGGGTGAAALCGGGGQGDALIVRVPKA, encoded by the coding sequence ATGTCCGGATCGAACAACACCACCTCAGTGATCGTCGCCGGGGCCCGCACGCCCATGGGGCGGCTGCTCGGCTCGCTGAAGTCCTTCTCGGGTGCCGACCTCGGCGGCTTCGCCATCAAGTCCGCGCTGGACCGGGCCGGGATCTCCGGCGACCAGGTGCAGTACGTGATCATGGGGCAGGTGCTCCAGGCCGGTGCGGGCCAGATCCCCGCCCGCCAGGCCGCGGTCAAGGCCGGCATTCCGATGAACGTGCCCGCCCTGACCATCAACAAGGTGTGCCTCTCCGGGCTGGACGCGATCGCGCTCGCCGACCAGCTGATCCGCGCGGGTGAGTTCGACATCGTGGTCGCCGGCGGCCAGGAGTCCATGACGAACGCCCCGCACCTGCTGCCCAAGTCGCGCGAGGGCTACAAGTACGGCGCCATCGAGATGCTCGACGCGATGGCCTACGACGGTCTCACCGACGCCTTCGAGAACATCGCGATGGGCGAGTCCACGGAGAAGCACAACACCCGCCTGGGCATCGAGCGCGCCCCGCAGGACGAGTTCGCCGCCGCCTCGCACCAGCGGGCCGCCGCCGCGCAGAAGAACGGCGTCTTCGAGGCGGAGATCACTCCGGTCGAGATCCCGCAGCGCAAGGGCGAGCCCGTGGTCTTCTCGCAGGACGAGGGCATCCGTCCGGAGACCACGGTGGAGTCCCTGGGCAAGCTGCGCCCGGCCTTCGCCAAGGACGGCACGATCACCGCCGGCACCTCGTCGCAGATCAGCGACGGCGCCGCCGCCGTGGTCGTGATGAGCAAGGCGAAGGCCGAGGAGCTGGGCCTGGAATGGCTCGCCGAGATCGGCGCCCACGGCAACGTGGCCGGTCCCGACAACTCCCTCCAGTCGCAGCCGTCGAACGCCATCGCCCACGCCCTGAAGAAGGAGGGCCTGCAGGTCGCTGACCTGGACCTCATCGAGATCAACGAGGCCTTCGCGGCGGTCGCCGTGCAGTCAATGAAGGACCTCGGCGTGACCCCGGAAAAGGTGAACGTCAACGGTGGCGCCATCGCCCTGGGGCACCCGATCGGCATGTCCGGCGCCCGCGTGGTGCTGCACCTGGCGCTGGAGCTCAAGCGCCGTGGCGGCGGGACCGGCGCGGCCGCGCTGTGCGGTGGCGGCGGCCAGGGCGACGCCCTGATCGTCCGCGTGCCCAAGGCGTAG
- a CDS encoding AIM24 family protein: MTGGPGGPTVYDPYTLPSDDNVNAYTFCVELKGSQWFLQKGKMISYYGSIEFNGIGNGRFDRLLRTSFHSPLHASDWVVAEGQGKMLLADRAFDVNSYDLDNGNLTIRSGNLLAYQPSLALKQSIVPGFLTLIGTGKFVAASNGPVVFMEPPLRVDPQALVGWADCPSPCHHYDHGYMSGVMGGLRSLTGIGGTSGEEHQFEFVGAGTVLLQSSEMLMAEQAVGAVGAGAATGNAQGVPGAGQGPLGQLGVPRMPGQLGDLQRRFGL, encoded by the coding sequence GTGACGGGCGGCCCCGGCGGCCCGACGGTCTACGACCCGTACACCCTGCCCTCCGACGACAACGTGAACGCGTACACCTTCTGCGTGGAGCTCAAGGGGAGCCAGTGGTTCCTGCAGAAGGGCAAGATGATCTCGTACTACGGGAGCATCGAGTTCAACGGCATCGGCAACGGCCGCTTCGACCGGCTGCTGCGCACCAGCTTCCACTCGCCGCTGCACGCCAGCGACTGGGTGGTGGCCGAGGGCCAGGGCAAGATGCTGCTGGCCGACCGGGCCTTCGACGTGAACTCGTACGACCTGGACAACGGGAACCTGACCATACGGTCGGGCAACCTGCTCGCGTACCAGCCCTCGCTGGCCCTGAAGCAGTCGATCGTCCCGGGCTTCCTCACGCTGATCGGAACGGGCAAGTTCGTGGCGGCGTCCAACGGGCCGGTGGTCTTCATGGAGCCGCCGCTGCGCGTGGACCCGCAGGCGCTGGTGGGCTGGGCGGACTGTCCCTCGCCGTGCCACCACTACGATCACGGCTACATGTCGGGCGTGATGGGCGGGCTGCGCTCGCTGACCGGCATCGGCGGCACCTCGGGCGAGGAGCACCAGTTCGAGTTCGTGGGGGCGGGCACGGTCCTGCTGCAGTCGTCGGAGATGCTGATGGCGGAGCAGGCGGTCGGAGCGGTAGGCGCCGGCGCGGCCACGGGCAACGCGCAGGGCGTGCCGGGAGCCGGCCAGGGCCCGCTGGGGCAGCTGGGCGTGCCGCGGATGCCGGGGCAGCTGGGTGATCTCCAGCGGCGCTTCGGACTGTAA
- a CDS encoding AIM24 family protein, translating to MPFREINSKMVEAQVIPGQRMYSQRGAMLAYRGEVSFTPSLTGGQGGVMGMIGRRVANEQTPLMTVEGNGTVMFGHGGHHIQVISLTGETLYVEADRLLAFDGNLQQGTMFMGSQGGVMGMVRGQVTGQGLFTTTLKGHGAVAVMAHGGVIELPITPQRPVHVDPQAYVAHHGDVRNKLSTALGWRDMVGRGSGEAFQLELSGQGAVYVQASEEKL from the coding sequence ATGCCGTTCCGCGAGATCAACTCGAAGATGGTCGAGGCCCAGGTGATCCCCGGGCAGCGGATGTACAGCCAGCGCGGCGCGATGCTCGCGTACCGCGGCGAGGTCTCCTTCACCCCGAGCCTGACAGGCGGTCAGGGCGGGGTGATGGGCATGATCGGGCGCCGGGTGGCGAACGAGCAGACCCCGCTGATGACGGTCGAGGGCAACGGCACCGTGATGTTCGGCCACGGCGGCCACCACATCCAGGTGATCAGCCTGACCGGCGAGACGCTCTACGTCGAGGCCGACCGGCTGCTGGCCTTCGACGGCAACCTCCAGCAGGGCACGATGTTCATGGGCTCGCAGGGCGGGGTCATGGGCATGGTCCGCGGCCAGGTGACCGGCCAGGGGCTGTTCACCACCACGCTCAAGGGGCACGGCGCGGTCGCCGTGATGGCGCACGGTGGGGTCATCGAGCTCCCCATCACCCCCCAGCGCCCGGTCCACGTGGACCCGCAGGCGTACGTCGCCCACCACGGGGACGTACGCAACAAGCTCTCCACCGCGCTCGGCTGGCGGGACATGGTGGGGCGCGGCTCGGGCGAGGCGTTCCAGCTGGAGCTGTCCGGCCAGGGCGCGGTGTACGTACAGGCCTCGGAGGAGAAGCTGTGA
- a CDS encoding DUF3817 domain-containing protein, producing the protein MDIKTASALHRLRLISVPEALSFPALLIFGSLLSRISDIDYLMMPLGILHGILFVIYAVFLLDVWNKAKWPVSKVALFFGLALLPFGGLYGDRLLKRDEADSVIAARARAAADA; encoded by the coding sequence GTGGACATCAAGACCGCCTCCGCCCTGCACCGGCTGCGCCTCATCTCCGTCCCGGAGGCGCTGTCGTTCCCGGCCCTGCTGATCTTCGGCTCGCTGCTGAGCCGGATCTCGGACATCGACTACCTGATGATGCCGCTGGGCATCCTCCACGGGATCCTGTTCGTCATCTACGCGGTCTTCCTGCTGGATGTCTGGAACAAGGCGAAGTGGCCGGTCTCGAAGGTCGCCCTGTTCTTCGGGCTGGCGCTGCTGCCGTTCGGCGGCCTGTACGGCGACCGGCTGCTCAAGCGGGACGAGGCCGACAGTGTGATCGCGGCCCGCGCGCGTGCGGCGGCCGACGCGTGA
- a CDS encoding AIM24 family protein, which yields MAQFRLQGSKVLAVDLTGDAVKAKNGSMVAYDGQMAFKKMTGGGEGLRGMVTRRLTGEQMTVMEVQGHGTCFFADRASEINLVDLRGEKLYVESSNLLCTDAGLRTGTTFTGLRGATTGNGLFTTTVEGSGQAAIMSDGPAVVLRVSAQYPLSVDPGAYIAHTGNLQQSFQSGVNFRTLIGEGSGESFQIRFEGEGLVYVQPSERNTIGGDI from the coding sequence GTGGCTCAGTTCCGACTCCAAGGCAGCAAGGTGCTCGCCGTCGACCTGACCGGGGATGCCGTGAAAGCGAAGAACGGCTCCATGGTCGCGTACGACGGTCAGATGGCCTTCAAGAAGATGACCGGCGGCGGCGAAGGCCTCCGCGGAATGGTGACCCGCCGGCTCACCGGCGAGCAGATGACCGTGATGGAAGTGCAGGGGCACGGCACCTGCTTCTTCGCCGACCGCGCGAGCGAGATCAATCTCGTCGACCTGCGCGGCGAGAAGCTCTACGTCGAGTCCAGCAACCTGCTGTGCACCGACGCGGGGCTGCGCACCGGCACGACCTTCACCGGTCTGCGCGGCGCGACGACCGGCAATGGCCTGTTCACCACGACCGTCGAGGGCTCGGGCCAGGCGGCGATCATGTCCGACGGTCCCGCGGTGGTGCTGCGCGTGAGCGCCCAGTACCCGCTCTCCGTCGACCCGGGGGCGTACATCGCGCACACCGGAAACCTCCAGCAGTCCTTCCAGTCGGGTGTCAACTTCCGCACCCTGATCGGCGAGGGCTCCGGGGAGTCCTTCCAGATCCGCTTCGAGGGCGAGGGCCTGGTCTACGTGCAGCCCAGCGAGCGCAACACCATCGGGGGCGACATCTGA